The Helianthus annuus cultivar XRQ/B chromosome 16, HanXRQr2.0-SUNRISE, whole genome shotgun sequence genome includes a window with the following:
- the LOC110915774 gene encoding nucleosome assembly protein 1;2: MAIKSVITASSLTGEAFESVDVDFSDSDSDSWQVIDASDSDDGNFSYGDVTTTDDEDDDVVPDVDDLLQHPFGSPLSDVSMQSAVEEIAHRLQEVKHAYEIDHIHQIIDDGDLIDGEDDPEDADESDDNADEDDLDDELVPKWLNNKFERQRIRKLGKRAYPKMKKSKRLAYMYNKPGCVHGKHGLGMKHNLMI; this comes from the exons ATGGCGATCAAATCGGTGATTACAGCCTCATCGTTGACCGGAGAAGCCTTTGAATCAGTCGACGTTGACTTCTCCGACTCTGATTCCGATTCGTGGCAGGTTATCGATGCGTCTGATTCCGATGACGGAAACTTCAGTTATGGTGACGTCACCACCACTGACGATGAAGACGACGACGTCGTTCCGGATGTTGATGATCTTCTTCAACATCCGTTTGGATCTCCGTTGTCTGACGTTTCTATGCAGTCTGCTGTGGAAGAAATTGCTCATCGGTTGCAG GAAGTTAAACACGCATATGAAATCGATCACATCCATCAGATAATCGACGATGGTGATTTGATTGACGGTGAAGATGATCCAGAGGATGCAGATGAGAGCGATGATAATGCTGATGAAGATGATTTGGACGATGAATTGGTGCCGAAATGGTTGAATAACAAATTCGAACGGCAGAGGATAAGGAAATTGGGGAAAAGAGCGTATCCAAAGATGAAAAAATCTAAACGACTGGCTTACATGTACAACAAACCTGGATGTGTTCATGGAAAGCATGGCTTAGGAATGAAGCACAATCTGATGATCTAA